The Streptomyces sp. WZ-12 genome segment GGTGCACTGCGCCATGCACCTCGACGACGCGCCCCTGAGCGAACTGTCCCCGGAACGCATCGCCGCCGTACTGGCCCCCAAGGCGGGCGGCGCGCTGGTGGTGGACCAACTCACCCGCGACCGGCGGCTCGACCTGTTCCTCCTGATCTCCTCGGTCTCCGCGTGCCTCGGAAACCTGCACCAGGCCCCCTACATCGCGGGCAACCTCTTCGCCGAAGCCCTGGTACGTCAGCGGCGCGCAGCCGGGCTCCCGGCCCAGGCCATTGCCTGGGGAGCGCTCGGCGACACCGGATACGTCGTCCGCAACGACCTGACCGCCCAACTCTCCGCCGCCGGCCTGGAACCCCTCCGACTCCGCGACGCGTTCGCCGCGGTCGACGATCTGCTCACCCGCGGCACCCCGGTGGCCGGCGTGGGCCGCTACAACTGGGGCAAGGCCCGCAGTCTCCTCCGCGCCCTCAACACCCCGCGCCACACCCTGCTGTTGCCCGAGTACAGCGAGACGGGCCTCGCGTCCCGTGAGGAGATGTTCGCCGCACTGGCCGCCCTGCCTCCAGAGGAGGCGCGCGTCGCGCTGCAGAAGACCATCACCCAACTGCTGGCCAAGGTCGTGCAGATGGACCCGGCCGGCCTCGACCCCCACCGCAGGCTGGACGAGTACGGTATCGACTCCCTCATGGCCACCGAACTCCTGACATCGATGCGCCACCAATTCGACGTCGACATCCCGCCGATGGAGCTTCTGCGCAGCAATCGCACCATCGACGGCCTCACCACACTGCTCCACCTGCGTCTGGGACTACGCAGCGACCAGCCCTCAGTTGCCGAGCCGCGACCGTAACCACCGACCTCCCCGCCCAGCAGTCCGCACCTGCTGCCCCGCCGTGTTGCATGCCGACCACTGAACACCCCGGCAGGGCCACCGGAAAGCCCACCCCACCTGCCTCTCGATCACGGCCACCCGTATCGCGGTCTCGATCTCCCTACGGGCCGGTCACGCCACACGCAACCTCGAAAAGGACACCTCATGCAACAGCGGCCACCCGCACGGGCGTCAACTCTGGATACGGTGCTGCTGGGCGCCACCGTCCTCATCCCCACCCTGGCCCAGGGGCCGGTCCTGCGGCGGCCTCGTATGGTCCGCCTGGCCGCCAGGTTCGACACCAACCGCATCGCCAACCGCACCCTCGCGCGGCTACGCCGACGGCACGGCGCGGGCCCGCTCTCGGTCGTCGTCCCGGGGCGACGGGCGCTGGTGCTGCTCTCCCCGGAGGACGCCCGAAACCTGTTCGCCGCCACACCCGCGCCCCTCACCTCCGCCAACCGGGAAAAGACCGGCTGCCTGCGCCACTTCGAGCCGGACGGAGTCCTCATCTCCCCCGGCGAATCCCGCCCCGAGCGCCGCGCCTTCAACGAGACGGTCCTCGACTGGGGAGCTTCGGCCCACCGGCTCTTCCCCGCCCTCACCCCCCGCATCCGAGAAGAGGCCCGGTCCCTGCTGAACCTCCACCACGGCTCGGGCCGGCCCCTGGACTGGGACTCCTTCTCCGCCGCCTTCTGGCGGATCATCCGCCGCGTCGTCCTCGGCGACGCCGCCCGCGACGACCACCACCTCACCGAACTCCTGAACACCCTGCGCACCGACGGCAACTGGCTCAACTTCCGCAAACCGAAGAACGCCACCCGCGACGAGTTCCTCGCCCGCGTGCGCTCCTACGTGGACAACGCCGCCCCCGACAGCCTCGCCGCCCTGGTCGCCGACACCCCGTGCCCCGAAGCAGCCAACGCCGCCGGACAGATCCCGCACTGGCTCTTCGCCTACGACGCCGCGTCCATCGCCACGTACAGCGCCCTCGCCCTCCTGGCCGTCCACCCCGACCACGCCGACCGG includes the following:
- a CDS encoding cytochrome P450, whose translation is MQQRPPARASTLDTVLLGATVLIPTLAQGPVLRRPRMVRLAARFDTNRIANRTLARLRRRHGAGPLSVVVPGRRALVLLSPEDARNLFAATPAPLTSANREKTGCLRHFEPDGVLISPGESRPERRAFNETVLDWGASAHRLFPALTPRIREEARSLLNLHHGSGRPLDWDSFSAAFWRIIRRVVLGDAARDDHHLTELLNTLRTDGNWLNFRKPKNATRDEFLARVRSYVDNAAPDSLAALVADTPCPEAANAAGQIPHWLFAYDAASIATYSALALLAVHPDHADRVRRELSGTDADQPATADTLPFLRACVLESLRLWPTSVAILRDTTAEITWHNGTTSPVDTGVVFYSSFFHRDAQHLPHADRFEPDAWLDGRNKDNWALAPFSHGAAECPGQDLVLFTTATLLATLLRDHRAHLLLSRSSLTPSAPLPHTIDHTTLRFALIPNNKPGPASSDPGR